TTCAGGCGATGTGATCAATACCGGCCGGTCGCTTCTTCTTCTGCAGAAGGCGGGCTTTATAGAGTTGAAGCCAGGCACAGATCACCGTGCAAGCCTCGAGGATGTTGTTATCTGGAAGAAACCGCTCAAGATCGTGCAACTGGACGGACCACAAATCGCGCGATTACTGGACGAGGTGGATGCAGCGGCGACCTATCCCACTTTTGCAAAACTCGCAGGGCTGGAAGCGTCATCAGGACTGATCTTCGAGAACGAACCGATCTACGCCTTTCAGTTCGTCACACGCCCGGAATTGCGGGATGATGTTCGATTGAAGAAGTTCATCGATATTTATCAGAACTCACCAGCTGTTAAAGCAAAGCTGCAGGAGCTTTACGGGGATATGGTTTCGTTTCCGCGTTGAAGTGCGTAGAGCGCTTGCATTTGATCTCTGGTGGAACATGCGGTTTTTAGTGGTCATTTTGCCAAATAGACCATTGATGCAGAGACGTGGTTCAGCTAGAAACGCCTAGATTGAGGCGATCACGCCTCCCGGCGATGCACCCGTAGCTCAGCTGGATAGAGTGCTGCCCTCCGAAGGCAGAGGTCACAGGTTCGAATCCTGTCGGGTGCGCCATATAATCAATGACTTAGCGTAAATTTAGGTGATGCTCACAGGTTCATTGAACCTTCTGGTCACATGCGAAATTCGCATTTGGATCTAGCCTACAAAGATTCGTTACGGGTTTCGTTGCGCTGACGCCGTTACTTTTAACTTTCCTAATTCTTATTGTTGCTCCAAGAGCGCTCGCGCCTTGTCTCATTAGAAGACTCAGGTTTTATTACGCCCAACTTTAAGAGGGTAAGGTAATATGGCTAAGAAAAGTGTGGCGGGTGCACCAGCCGTTATGGCTGTAGTAGGAGTAATACTCTTGGGTGGCGGGTTTTATCTCCAGTCCAGCGGATCGGGTGTTTCACCGGCCGATCAGTCGCGCTGTGAGGAAAACGTCAAGAACCTCTACAAAGATAGCGCCGAAGCCCAACAAACATTTATATCCAAATGCAATGAACCGGGCGTCGTTGCGATGATTGATGCACGGGTAAATGGCTCTGGTGCGTCTGATACAGCCACGGCCATTGCGTCGGCCAACCAGTCCGAGATCGGCTCTGGCGCTCTTGGTTACGGTATCATGGGTGTGGGCGTAGCACTGCTTATTTCAGGGCTTTTTGGCCTGTCTCGCGCCAAAAAGCGTGGTTGAAGCCACCGTTTAATACCAGCTCTCTGCAGCTGGCATTAAACAACGAATATGGAATAATTCACATCTTTGAAATCGGCTGAATCAGCCGATTATGTCGCTATTTTCCGTAAAGATCTGAAAGTAGGTGATGAGCAGAACTGCGAATGCATCCTGCAAAACGGGTTCCGGCTTCCAATTTAGTATGCTTTAAGAAGCCCAACGTATTTTAGCAGGAGTTCGACGTGCGCTTATCCAGCAAGGCAGCCTTAACCAGCGTGATCCCTTTTCTGATGGTTTCTGCGGCGCTTGCCGATGCAAAAACGGATTCGCTTCAACTCAGAAAAACTGTGGTTGATGGGCTTTATACCTATATCGAACTGGGCGAAAATTCTGAAGGGCGATCAAAAGCTCTCGGTGTCGAGATGGAAGACAAGGTAAAAGTACCTGTTGCAAAAGCGCAATCGGAATGGCGGGAAATAGCGCAGAACAGTACAGACCAGGCTGGCTATCAAACCTATAAAATGTGCGATACGGCAGCCAGCTCGCTTCAAGATATTATTGATACAATTGCTGGCTACATTAAAAGCGACAGCACGCAAGAGCCTGACTACGAAGCCACTTTGACCAAGTTTGGCGCGGATTTGACCGAGTGCGAAAAGGCACTGGATGTGCAGTTAACTTTCTAGCTTTCAGTATAATGGCGGCATCCATATTTCGAACGCCGCCATTCAGATAATTACTTTAGTTCAGCAATCATATCATCATAGACTTTGCAGGCGCTCGTTGGATCAGAAGCGAGCTGCGACTGCGCGCCGGAAAGCTTCTGAGCAACTTCAGCTGCTTTCTGAGGGTCCTTTGCTGCCAGTTCCTGCATCTTTGTAGAAAATTCTGTCGCTTTTGCAGTAACGTCTTCAGCTGTGCAGGCGAGCGAAGGTGAAGCAGCGGCCATCACAACAGCGATTGCGAGAAGGTATGCTTTCATTGTTCTTTCCTCGTGACTAGTCATAGTTATATTAGACAACTCCCTATAACCGGCTGAATATAAGAGGGAAATAATATTTGAATCACATAGTGTGTACAGATTTAACAATATTCCAGAGCATTATGTACGACGTGCTTCCGCGCCGCATTTCTGATAATTTTGTTAATATCGGTTCTGCTTGATTAGAATAGATCTAGTAAGATCAAAATAGTTGTCGATACTCGAACATTAAGCTTCGTTTTGTTTTCAATTCTCTGAGTTTTGCGCTTATTGAGCACTTATTAATTAAGCGTAACAGGAGATGATATGCGTCATATTCCAACTGCTATTGCCGCATTTATCGGCTTAGCCATTTTGAGTGTCGTTCTGGGGTCCTGGTATACTGTCGACGAGGGGGAACGTGGCGTCATTCTGCGTTATGGAGCCGTGGCCGGCGTTGCACAGCCGGGGCTTGGTTTCAAAATTCCATTGATAGATTCCGTCGTTCGCGTTTCGGTCCAATCCAAGGCAGCTATCTATAACGGCATGGAGGCCTATAGCCGGGACCAGCAACCAGCAACGATGAACCTCTCGGTCAACTATCGTATTCCGCCGGACCGCGTTGAAGAAGTTTATGCCACCTATGGCGGTGAAGATGGACTTCTGTCGCGTTTGGTTGAACGTCGCGTGTTCGAGGAAAGTAAGACTGTATTCGGTCGCTTCGCAGCTGTAACAGCCATTCAGGAGCGCGGTCGCCTTAATCAGGAAATCGCAGACGCTATCCAGAAAAGCGTAAGCGGTCCGGTCATCATCGATAGCGTGCAGATCGAGAATATTGATTTCTCTGATGCCTACGAGGCTAGTATTGAGCAGCGTATGCTTGCTGAGGTCGAAGTTCAGCGTCTGCGTCAGAATGCAGAACGTGAAAAGGTGCAGGCGGAAATTACCGTGACGCAGGCTAATGCGCAGGCTGACGCCCGCCGTGCAGATGCGCAGGCGCAGGCTGATTCTGTGAGGCTTCAGGCACAAGCTGATGCAGAAGCTATTCGTCTGAAGGGTGACGCTGAGGCTCAGGCCATCAAGGCGCGTGGTGATGCATTGCGCGACAACCCAGGTCTGGTTTCGCTCACACAGGCCGAAAAGTGGAACGGACAACTTCCCACGACAATGCTGCCGAACGGCGCCATTCCGATGTTGAACCTTACGCAGGAATAAGACGTTTTGATTAAATGGCGGGTCGCGAGGCTCGCCATTTTTCGTTCGTCCGAAAACAAAGAAACGCGCAAAGCTTCCGCTCTGCGTTTACATTATCTAATTTAACTATCTACTTGATAGGGTAGGAAACTTTGTCCCTGAACATTCCTCTATCTAAGAGAGGAATGGCGCGAGTGACGGGGCTCGAACCCGCGACCTCCGGCGTGACAGGCCGGCACTCTAACCAACTGAGCTACACCCGCGCATTGTTCCGATGCTTTCGATCAGGAACGGTGCTCATGTATGCGGGAACGGGATCAGCGTCAATCGTTTCTATGCGTAAGACCATAAAAAAATTCGGATAATTCTAATTTAAGGCTGATCTTGTGGAAAAGATGGGGGAATGGGAGCATTTCAGCGGCTAAAAAAGCGTATAAAATGGCGGTTTCACTAAGAAGCGGCACATCTGACTAATGTGCCGCCTGCTGGAGATTCGTTTTATCGAACAGATTCGCCCGTTTTGGGATCGATCTTGATTTCGACCTTTGCCCCATTCTTCATAAAATATTCGATTTCATAATAACCGCGATCATTCCAATCGACTTCATCAATATATTGAACATCGGCTGTTTGCTCGATTTTGGCGATTATCTCGGATAACTTTGCGCCTTCTGGCGCGGCTGCAAAAGCGCCGACGGAAGTCGCAGTGAGAAGAATGGCTGCAAGCATGGTGCGCATGAAGAACTCCTTTGATCGTTACAACCTCTAGGTAAGGCCGCAAATTCACTAATCAAGGATACGCTTCGCTGGATCTCTTATTGCCACGAGCCGAAGTGTGTCTGCAAAAAGCAGCCAAACACGAGGAAGGCCGCTATGGCCAGGGCGATCAAGAGTATTTTCATTTTTTGATCATCCGCATTGTTCAGATCACATACAAGAAAACTGTATGTGATCTGAAGCTGTCAGATAGACCGCCTTAAGGAAATGATTTCGATCAACGGTTACGATTATCGACTGAAAATGCGCCAGCACCAGTTGCGACGAGCGTCAGGAATACGAAGCAGAACAGAATTGCCGCATCGCCACCATTTGCAACTGGGAAGAAGCTTTTGGGAAAATGCGCCATGAAATAGGCAAAAGCCATATGACCCGATAGGATGAAGGCGACAGGACGGGTGAACCAGCCCAGCAAGATCAACGCGCCGCCAACAACCTCCAGCAAGGCTGATGCGATTTGCAATGCAGACAGGCTATCAGGGCCGGCAATAGGAAAACTGAATGCTTTCTGCGTGCCATGCTCGATATAAAGCAATGCCGTCACAATACGAAGGATGCCAATGGCATGAGGTTGATATTTGTTGAGCGAGCTGGTTTCTGCCATTAGTTTCTCCAAACATGAGTTTAAAATTCAACAAACCCATGAAGCCGGAAACAGGAAGAAATGCAAGCAATTGCTAATTAGAAATTGTGGTTGATGTCAGCGACAACGAGGCTGTCCCAGCCTCACATCAAACTGGCGCGGACCGACCATCCCATTTTTCATAGACTTTGAAACGATCGTCGCTCTTACGGAACAAGGGCCAGCAATTACCTGATACTGATCTTCTTTTTGATAGATGACCTTGCTGATCGGGTAATTCGGAATGGCTTGCGCAACCGCTTCAATAACAGCGTTCAGTTCTTTTGCGCGCTGATAATTTGGTGCAAGCGCCGCATAGGATACATGGGTCGCAGCCAATAGCGAAACTGCGCCGAGCATGAGTGTTAACCGTGCCATTGCAATCTCCATCCAATAGCAAGTGAGTTACATTGGAGCGGGTAGCGGGAATCGAACCCGCGCATTCAGCTTGGGAAGCTGACAAGCTACCATTACATCATACCCGCCCGCCGTGGTGATAAGGTAACATCAAGTCAGAGCGTTTTCATAATTGAAATTGATGGTATTCGCGACACTCAGTTTGATCCTGGTGCATTCATTAAAAGCCGTAAAAAGAATTCATCTCGTTTCCCCATTGATATCCGAGAATCCATCGCCATTTGCGGTGTTCGATAATTCAACTTGAATATTCAATGGGTAGTTTATGGCCATAGCTTCCAAGCGCCGAGCATTGCTGATCGTCAACCCGAAAGCCCGAAATGGTAAAGGGTTCAGCGCTGATATGCGCGCGATTCTGGAGCAAGGCGGGATATCGCTGGTAGAGAAGACTGCAAAAAGCGACGAAACAATTTCAGATGTCATTCTTGGCAATCGCGATGTTGATTTGGTGATTGTCGGCGGAGGCGACGGTACACTCAATGCAGCCGCAAAAGGACTTATGGAAACGAAACTGCCACTGGCTATCCTGCCCTTAGGTACCGCGAATGACTTTGCTCGTACGATTGGCATCCCCGCAGACCCAACGGAAGCCACGCGCCAATTACTGAATTATCAGCAACTCCCCATCGATCTGGGTGAGGTCAACGGTCATCTGTATTTCAATGTTGCAAGCATCGGTTTTAGTGCTGAATTGGCGCAAAAACTCAGTGCCGATGCCAAGAAGAAATGGGGCAAGCTTGGCTATGCCATCGCCGCTAGCCGTATTCTGATGAGATCCGAGCTTTTCACGGCCTATCTTGAACATGACGGCATAACCGAAAAGATAAAAACGCTTCAGGTGTCGGTTGGAAATGGCAAGTTTTATGGTGGTGGCATGGCTGTCGAAAAAGATGCAGCCATTGACGATGGAAAGCTCGATTTTTATAGCCTCGAAGTCGATCATTGGTGGAAGCTGTTGCGGCTCCTGCCAAGTCTTCGACAGGGTACCCAGTCAAAATGGGATGATGTGCGCGCATTTCCTACGACGGAAGTTATCATACGCACCAAAAAACCACGGCCGGTGAATACTGATGGCGAGCTCTCGACCTGGACGCCGGCTCATTTCCGCCTGCACCGCAAAGCAATCGAAGCATACCGGCCAGCATCATTCTAAGATAAGATAAAAAATGGCCCGCTCTCATTGAACGGGCCCAATTCATGACGTTAGGTGACTGGCTCGGAGGTCATAAGAGCCGTATAAGTAACGGCTCAACTCCGGGATTGTTCCCGGACTAGAAGAAAAAGTACCAGATAAACAGCACTACAATAAAAGGCACGCCAAGAAGCCAAAGGATAAGTGCACGGAACATTTTGTTTCTCCTTCATGTTGAAAAATCAACGCGCTAGAAGCACCAAAGTTCCCTGTTCGTTGAGACAGATATTTAACCATCCACAACGACTCAATTGTGGGATTTGCAAAAGCTTTAATGATCCGTCAATAATTCGGTGACATCACTAATTCCTAATAGATATTTTCGATCGACTGGTCGTGTGTAGAGTTGCGGGCGTGTGGCGTATGAGTTCGAACCGGTGGCAAAACCGTGCTGGAAACGTAGGGCTATCGATTAAGCGTGAAAAACGCGGATCGACTGCAATGTTGACATTCATGGCATTAGCCGTGGCTCTCGCGGGTTGTGCGAGCGCTCCACAACCGAAGTCATCGAAGAAAAAACACCCCAAAGAATATTTTGCCGAATCCAAATATGGCGTCAAAGCCAGCCCCCGAGTTACCAATGTTCAAGGGAAGCCTCTGCCTCGCGGCGGTGGGCGCAACCAGATCGGTCAACCCTATCAGGTCAAAGGCCGTTGGTATTATCCAAAAGAGAACAAGAACTACGCCTCGACGGGCCGCGCCTCTTGGTATGGCAGCGCTTTTCATGGCCGTCTGACCGCCAATGGCGAAATCTACGACATGACGCATCTGACGGCAGCGCATCCAACAATGCCGCTGCCAAGTTATGCGCGTGTCACAAACACTTTTAATGGCAGCTCCATCATCGTTCGCGTGAATGATCGTGGGCCATTCGAGCGTGATCGCGTTATCGATCTGTCGCAGAAGGCTGCCGAAATGCTGGATTACCAGCATCATGGTACCGCTGATGTGAAGGTTGAATATGTTGGGCGTGCGCCGCTTGATGGGCAGGATGATGCTTATCTGATGGCGTCTTACCGTTCGGGCAATGGCGATCCTATCGGACAGCCAGCCACGGGCGTCATGATGGCCATGAATGCGCCGACACCAACACCTGCGGGTATCGCAGCCATGCCGGTCCCACAGTCTTCGCCATTTGAAGTTAATCCCGCTTATGGCGATGGCGAAATGCCGTTGCTTCCTGCCAACGTTCCAGTTCCATCGCAGCGTCCGGCTGGCAGCTTTGGCGTTGCCACAGCAGCGCGTATTGGCGGTCTTGGATATGCGTCGGATCGCCTGGCTGCATCAGCCTATGCAGAAGAGCGTACCTATGGCAGCATCCTGACAGCAAACGCTGTTTCCGATGCATGGAAGCGTCGCAATACGGAAGATCAGCGTGAATATGTCGAAATCGGCATGTTTAACTCGCTGGAAGATGCGATGAAGCTCGAAAAATCTCTGCCTCGCTCTGCGCACGTTACGCGCACAAAAATACCGACAGAGCAGGGTGATATTTACGAGCTGACAGCTTTTGCCGAAAAGGGCAATAACGACGATCTGCTTCGCGCTGCATGGAAGGCTGGAGCGACCGACGCCTTTGTCGTTCGTGCGGACTGATTTCGGCCAGAAACGCCGCTTAGCTTCGTCAAAGAAGAAGCATGACGGGTGTAAGATGGGGCGTTTCTCGATAAGCATAAAGCTTGCATCGGCGGTTGCCGCTGCCGTTTTAATAGCCGCACCGTGCTATGCGCAGACGGTGCAGGCTGGCTTTGCAACGAAAGCGCCACAGGTGCTTTTGTTAGACGACAAGAGCGGCACAGTTCTTCTTTCAAAAAATCCGGATATGAAAGTCCCACCGGCATCGCTTGCCAAGCTGATGACGGCGGAAGTTGTCTTTGAGGCGCTTGAAAAAGGCAACACGACGCTCGAAACCACCTATCCGGTTACTGAATATGCCTGGCGTACCGGCGGAGCGCCGTCCGGCACATCGACCATGTTCGCTGCCATTAAATCCACCCCGACCGTTGCCGATCTTCTTCAGGGCATGATCGTGCAGGCGGCCAATGATGGCGCCATCATTCTCGCCGAAGGCCTGTCTGGTAGTGAAGGTGCTTTTGCTCAAGCAATGAATGAGCGCGCGAAAGAGCTTGGCTTGACTAGCTCGAATTTCGTGAACTCCACCGGATTGCCTGCTCCCGGACAAACGGTGACGCTGTCGGATCTGATAAAACTCGCGCGCCACATCCACAGCGCTTATCCGGAACGCTATAAATATTACGCGCAAGAAGCGTTTACCTGGAACAAGATCATGCAGCGCAATCGAAACCCGCTTTTGCGGCTCGACATCGGTGCTGATGGCATGGGAACGGGTTACACTGAAGCGTCCGGTTATGCGCTTGTTGGATCGGCAGAACAGAACGGGCGTCGGCTTTTCCTGGCGATGAGTGGTCTAACAAGCATCAAAGAACGTGAAGAAGAGGCGAAGAAGCTCATTCAGTGGGGTATGACTTCATTCGATACCGTGAATATTTATGCGGCTAATGAAGAGATCAGCACGGCGAAGGTTTTTGGTGGTTCGGCGTCCAGTGTTCCGCTGAAAGTGAAAGATGGCGTTGAATTGTTGCTCCCCAAGGAAGGGCGCGACAAGCTGAAAGCGCGTATTACATATCAGGGACCTCTCAATGCACCTGTTTTAGCCGATACTGAGGTCGGGACGCTGCAGTTTGAACTGAATGGCAATGTCGTTCAGCAAATGCCACTTTACACGGCGCAGGAAGTACCTGTTGGTACGCTATCGCAGCGAGCCATGGGCGCAGTCATGGAACTCTCCACCGGTTGGTTGAGGAAGTATCTTTAACGCGCATCCCGAAAAGTGCGTACCGGTTTTCGGATGTGACGCGGTTTAGAAGAGATATCCGACGTTCCGAACTGATGTAATCAGATCGAAAAGCGGTCCAGATACT
The Ochrobactrum sp. BTU1 DNA segment above includes these coding regions:
- a CDS encoding MetQ/NlpA family ABC transporter substrate-binding protein, yielding MAFATSLLPSVLYAEERQSLRIALATSVSNLAAEVAATEAKEQGLDVELIEFSDWNTPNTAVADKTVDANLFQHIPYLDYTNSKTGNGLVPIAPAFSTPFGLYSKKYSKLEDLPVNAQIAFSGDVINTGRSLLLLQKAGFIELKPGTDHRASLEDVVIWKKPLKIVQLDGPQIARLLDEVDAAATYPTFAKLAGLEASSGLIFENEPIYAFQFVTRPELRDDVRLKKFIDIYQNSPAVKAKLQELYGDMVSFPR
- a CDS encoding prohibitin family protein, producing MRHIPTAIAAFIGLAILSVVLGSWYTVDEGERGVILRYGAVAGVAQPGLGFKIPLIDSVVRVSVQSKAAIYNGMEAYSRDQQPATMNLSVNYRIPPDRVEEVYATYGGEDGLLSRLVERRVFEESKTVFGRFAAVTAIQERGRLNQEIADAIQKSVSGPVIIDSVQIENIDFSDAYEASIEQRMLAEVEVQRLRQNAEREKVQAEITVTQANAQADARRADAQAQADSVRLQAQADAEAIRLKGDAEAQAIKARGDALRDNPGLVSLTQAEKWNGQLPTTMLPNGAIPMLNLTQE
- a CDS encoding PepSY domain-containing protein, translated to MRTMLAAILLTATSVGAFAAAPEGAKLSEIIAKIEQTADVQYIDEVDWNDRGYYEIEYFMKNGAKVEIKIDPKTGESVR
- a CDS encoding DoxX family protein, whose protein sequence is MAETSSLNKYQPHAIGILRIVTALLYIEHGTQKAFSFPIAGPDSLSALQIASALLEVVGGALILLGWFTRPVAFILSGHMAFAYFMAHFPKSFFPVANGGDAAILFCFVFLTLVATGAGAFSVDNRNR
- a CDS encoding lipid kinase, yielding MAIASKRRALLIVNPKARNGKGFSADMRAILEQGGISLVEKTAKSDETISDVILGNRDVDLVIVGGGDGTLNAAAKGLMETKLPLAILPLGTANDFARTIGIPADPTEATRQLLNYQQLPIDLGEVNGHLYFNVASIGFSAELAQKLSADAKKKWGKLGYAIAASRILMRSELFTAYLEHDGITEKIKTLQVSVGNGKFYGGGMAVEKDAAIDDGKLDFYSLEVDHWWKLLRLLPSLRQGTQSKWDDVRAFPTTEVIIRTKKPRPVNTDGELSTWTPAHFRLHRKAIEAYRPASF
- a CDS encoding septal ring lytic transglycosylase RlpA family protein, which produces MSSNRWQNRAGNVGLSIKREKRGSTAMLTFMALAVALAGCASAPQPKSSKKKHPKEYFAESKYGVKASPRVTNVQGKPLPRGGGRNQIGQPYQVKGRWYYPKENKNYASTGRASWYGSAFHGRLTANGEIYDMTHLTAAHPTMPLPSYARVTNTFNGSSIIVRVNDRGPFERDRVIDLSQKAAEMLDYQHHGTADVKVEYVGRAPLDGQDDAYLMASYRSGNGDPIGQPATGVMMAMNAPTPTPAGIAAMPVPQSSPFEVNPAYGDGEMPLLPANVPVPSQRPAGSFGVATAARIGGLGYASDRLAASAYAEERTYGSILTANAVSDAWKRRNTEDQREYVEIGMFNSLEDAMKLEKSLPRSAHVTRTKIPTEQGDIYELTAFAEKGNNDDLLRAAWKAGATDAFVVRAD
- a CDS encoding D-alanyl-D-alanine carboxypeptidase; the protein is MGRFSISIKLASAVAAAVLIAAPCYAQTVQAGFATKAPQVLLLDDKSGTVLLSKNPDMKVPPASLAKLMTAEVVFEALEKGNTTLETTYPVTEYAWRTGGAPSGTSTMFAAIKSTPTVADLLQGMIVQAANDGAIILAEGLSGSEGAFAQAMNERAKELGLTSSNFVNSTGLPAPGQTVTLSDLIKLARHIHSAYPERYKYYAQEAFTWNKIMQRNRNPLLRLDIGADGMGTGYTEASGYALVGSAEQNGRRLFLAMSGLTSIKEREEEAKKLIQWGMTSFDTVNIYAANEEISTAKVFGGSASSVPLKVKDGVELLLPKEGRDKLKARITYQGPLNAPVLADTEVGTLQFELNGNVVQQMPLYTAQEVPVGTLSQRAMGAVMELSTGWLRKYL